In one window of uncultured Acetobacteroides sp. DNA:
- the kdpB gene encoding potassium-transporting ATPase subunit KdpB, with protein sequence MKKKKNKLFSKKLVKEALIDSFVKLNPKHQIKNPVIFIVELGALVTTGIVLYEIFGGSYSNFNLQISIWLWFTVLFANFSEAIAEGRGKAQAESLRKNRTETKANLYDGRGKTTVINATELRRGDLVVCQAGDIIPSDGEVIEGIASVDESAITGESAPVIRESGGDRSAVTGGTKVISDRVVIKITAEQGDTFIDRMISLVEGASRQKTPNEIALSILLIGLTIIFVLAVVTLPAFFSYGLKQSGLAASSNLSIPVLIALLVCLIPTTIGGLLSAIGISGMDRLLRRNVIATSGRAIEAAGDVDVLLLDKTGTITLGNRMATEFIAAEGITSEELAIAAQLSSLSDETPEGRSIVVLAKEAYGLRTQNIHANDISFIPFTAQSRMSGVDIRNADGTISSIRKGSAQAIKKYVHNNDGFIPKAVEDVVEELARKGATPLVVAENNRILGVVHLKDIVKGGIKQRFAQLRSMGIRTVMVTGDNALTAAAIAAEAGVDDFMAEAKPEDKLARIREEQANGRLVGMIGDGTNDAPALAQSDVGIAMNSGTQAAREAGNMVDLDSNPTKLIEVVEVGKQLLMTRGALTTFSIANDVSKYFAIIPAITTILYARYGAAGPLSALNIMHLATPESAILSAVIFNAIIIILLIPLALRGVTYRPMSANAILARNILIYGLGGLVVPFIGIKVIDMLIGMF encoded by the coding sequence ATGAAAAAGAAAAAAAATAAGCTGTTCAGCAAGAAGCTGGTAAAGGAAGCGCTAATCGATTCCTTTGTCAAGCTGAACCCCAAGCATCAGATCAAGAACCCTGTAATTTTTATTGTAGAGCTGGGGGCATTAGTTACCACAGGAATCGTTCTTTACGAAATTTTTGGCGGATCATACTCCAACTTTAACCTTCAGATATCCATCTGGCTGTGGTTTACCGTCCTCTTCGCCAACTTCTCGGAGGCAATTGCCGAGGGCAGGGGTAAGGCGCAAGCCGAGAGCTTGCGTAAGAACCGTACCGAAACCAAGGCCAACCTCTACGATGGACGCGGAAAGACTACCGTAATTAATGCCACCGAGCTCAGAAGGGGCGATTTGGTAGTTTGCCAGGCTGGCGATATTATCCCAAGCGATGGTGAGGTCATCGAAGGTATTGCCAGCGTCGACGAATCGGCCATAACGGGTGAGTCGGCTCCTGTTATCCGCGAAAGCGGTGGCGACCGTAGCGCAGTGACGGGTGGCACCAAGGTAATTAGCGATAGAGTCGTTATTAAAATCACCGCCGAGCAGGGCGACACCTTTATCGACCGTATGATCTCGCTGGTTGAGGGTGCCAGCCGACAGAAAACGCCTAACGAAATTGCGCTGTCCATTCTCCTAATTGGGCTGACCATCATTTTCGTGCTTGCGGTGGTTACTTTACCTGCCTTCTTTAGCTACGGATTAAAGCAATCTGGCTTAGCTGCTAGCAGCAACCTTTCCATTCCGGTGCTGATTGCCCTTTTGGTATGCCTGATCCCAACCACCATTGGTGGACTGCTTAGCGCAATTGGTATTAGCGGCATGGACAGACTTCTGCGCCGCAATGTAATAGCCACCAGCGGTAGAGCAATAGAGGCTGCGGGTGACGTGGATGTTTTGCTGCTCGACAAAACGGGAACCATCACCTTAGGAAACCGTATGGCAACCGAGTTTATCGCTGCAGAGGGTATAACCAGCGAGGAGTTGGCTATTGCAGCGCAGCTATCCTCCCTTTCCGACGAAACACCCGAAGGACGATCCATCGTGGTGCTTGCCAAGGAAGCGTATGGGCTTAGAACCCAGAATATCCATGCCAACGACATCTCCTTTATCCCTTTTACGGCTCAATCGCGCATGAGCGGCGTCGATATCCGAAATGCAGATGGCACCATTAGCTCCATCCGTAAAGGGTCGGCGCAGGCAATAAAAAAGTACGTGCATAACAACGATGGATTTATCCCCAAAGCCGTTGAAGACGTGGTGGAGGAGCTTGCCCGCAAGGGAGCAACCCCTTTAGTGGTTGCCGAGAATAACCGAATCCTTGGAGTGGTACACCTAAAGGATATTGTAAAGGGTGGAATTAAGCAGCGCTTTGCCCAGCTGCGCTCAATGGGCATTCGAACCGTAATGGTAACGGGCGACAACGCTCTTACCGCTGCTGCCATAGCTGCCGAAGCGGGTGTCGATGACTTTATGGCCGAGGCAAAGCCCGAGGATAAGCTCGCGCGTATTCGTGAGGAGCAGGCAAACGGTCGGTTGGTGGGCATGATTGGTGATGGAACCAACGACGCTCCTGCGTTGGCCCAATCCGATGTTGGTATAGCCATGAATAGCGGTACGCAAGCTGCCCGCGAGGCTGGAAACATGGTAGACTTGGATAGCAACCCCACCAAACTTATCGAGGTGGTGGAGGTTGGCAAGCAGCTGCTCATGACGCGCGGTGCGCTAACCACCTTTAGCATTGCCAACGACGTGTCGAAGTACTTTGCCATTATTCCCGCCATTACAACCATACTCTACGCCCGTTATGGTGCGGCGGGGCCGCTCTCGGCGCTTAACATCATGCATTTGGCAACGCCCGAAAGCGCCATACTAAGTGCGGTGATCTTTAATGCCATCATTATTATCCTTCTGATACCGCTTGCGCTACGTGGGGTAACCTACCGTCCGATGTCGGCGAACGCCATCCTTGCCCGTAACATCCTTATCTACGGTTTGGGAGGCTTGGTTGTCCCTTTTATCGGCATTAAGGTGATTGATATGTTGATTGGGATGTTTTAG
- the kdpC gene encoding potassium-transporting ATPase subunit KdpC — MKHQTIIAIRAILFFTVLTGIAYPLLVTGVAQLVFKDRANGSIVYQNGKPVGSILIGQSFTSDKYFWSRPSAVDYNSALSGASNFGPTSAKLRKQIEERRQSFIRRNGLPENAVVPAEMVTSSGSGLDPHISPEAAMLQLDRVAKARGFNSQQRQKVAELIHLISVGHNQVILGDARINVFELNLKINQLQ; from the coding sequence ATGAAGCACCAAACCATAATCGCCATTAGGGCAATACTATTTTTCACCGTCTTAACGGGGATTGCCTACCCCTTACTGGTAACGGGAGTTGCCCAGCTGGTTTTTAAGGACAGGGCAAATGGCAGCATCGTTTACCAAAATGGGAAACCTGTAGGTTCAATCCTAATCGGGCAGTCCTTTACCAGCGACAAATACTTTTGGTCTCGCCCTTCGGCGGTCGACTACAATTCGGCGCTTTCTGGAGCCTCGAATTTTGGACCTACAAGCGCAAAGCTGCGCAAGCAGATCGAGGAGCGCCGCCAAAGCTTCATCCGACGAAATGGATTGCCCGAAAATGCCGTTGTGCCTGCCGAAATGGTTACCTCGTCGGGCAGCGGGCTCGATCCACACATCTCGCCAGAGGCTGCAATGCTACAGCTCGATCGTGTGGCAAAAGCGCGAGGCTTCAACAGCCAGCAGCGGCAAAAGGTAGCCGAGCTTATCCATCTTATATCGGTTGGGCATAATCAGGTAATACTTGGTGATGCTCGGATAAATGTTTTTGAGCTAAATTTGAAGATTAACCAGCTGCAATGA
- a CDS encoding sensor histidine kinase KdpD has translation MNEQNNHRPNPDELLSLLRMEEEKSKRGKLKIFFGMCAGVGKTYSMLKAAAVDKAKGVDLVAGYVETHNRKETKELVDGFEVIPRKETEYKGTYVQEMDIDAILARKPEIVLVDELAHTNAPGSRHIKRYQDVQEILDNGINVYTTLNVQHLESRADTVAQITGIVIRETLPDEIFEKADEVELVDITTNELLQRLAEGKVYAEERSREALLNFFREGNITALREMSLRIVADRVDKQLRDYMQLKRIRGPWKSGLHLMVVIGPGLNSAKLLRWAKNLSYTMQASLLALYIETPKPLSEEQNEQLAKNIALARQLGAEVMTASDRDIVKAILSVAVKENITHIIVGKPRLRNLFSLLQLGNFVQRLIKNSGNIDVYVLGSDLSSDNSYSRYITFPSYSSKPFQYLISVIAIILPSILMFHLSPTIGYQVVSLVLMLVVALLATVMGIGPILLAAILSTLIWDYFFIPPHFTLHIDKPEDGLMCIMFFFIALINGVLTARVRRQERLTKEREERTNALFMLTKELSLATNLDEVLNASRRSIKKYFDLDVIFILQDGQNKLQEYNALTDNEYSVASWSYRYCKKAGKFTDTLPSSKHTYYPLFGATLKTGVVAITLSSRLKGDKDVFWDTYLTQISNAIEREFLNKMARRAQLLNESDMLYKTLFNSISHEFRIPVATILGSSDALINQEYPNEIRREFYGEIYTAAERLNRLIENLLNMSRLESGHITPHMDWCDVNDIVNEALKNLKKEVSPFVMDVIIPSDTPMVKLDFGLTEQILHNLVYNATQHALPGSNIRIKIFYDNQTITMQVMDRGSGFADADIAHIFDKFYRVEGSKPGGMGLGLSIVKGFVEAQGGTILVENRTNGGARFTIKIPTQAPEIELE, from the coding sequence ATGAACGAGCAAAACAACCATAGACCGAATCCCGATGAGCTTCTATCCCTATTAAGAATGGAGGAAGAGAAGAGCAAGCGGGGAAAGCTGAAAATTTTCTTTGGGATGTGTGCCGGAGTGGGTAAAACATACTCCATGCTTAAGGCTGCAGCCGTCGATAAGGCTAAAGGGGTAGATCTTGTTGCTGGCTACGTTGAAACGCACAACCGAAAAGAGACTAAGGAGCTGGTAGACGGTTTCGAGGTTATTCCCAGAAAGGAAACGGAGTATAAGGGAACCTACGTGCAGGAGATGGACATCGATGCCATCCTTGCCCGGAAACCCGAAATCGTTTTAGTCGACGAGCTTGCCCATACCAACGCTCCCGGTAGCCGTCACATCAAGCGCTACCAGGATGTACAGGAGATTCTGGATAACGGAATAAACGTTTACACCACCCTAAACGTGCAGCATCTCGAAAGTAGAGCCGATACTGTAGCTCAAATTACGGGCATTGTAATTCGCGAGACCCTTCCCGACGAGATTTTTGAAAAAGCTGACGAGGTAGAGCTGGTTGATATTACCACCAACGAGCTCCTACAGCGCTTGGCAGAGGGTAAGGTGTATGCCGAGGAGCGTTCGCGCGAGGCTTTACTCAACTTTTTTAGGGAAGGAAATATTACAGCTCTTCGCGAAATGTCGCTGCGCATTGTTGCCGACCGGGTAGATAAGCAGCTGCGCGACTACATGCAGCTCAAGCGCATTCGAGGGCCTTGGAAATCGGGGCTGCACCTTATGGTGGTAATCGGTCCTGGCCTCAACTCGGCTAAGCTGCTTCGTTGGGCTAAGAATCTCTCCTATACCATGCAGGCGAGCCTGTTGGCGCTCTATATAGAGACGCCTAAGCCGCTTTCTGAGGAGCAAAACGAGCAGCTTGCCAAAAATATAGCTCTTGCCAGGCAGCTGGGCGCCGAGGTTATGACTGCCTCCGACCGCGACATCGTTAAAGCCATCCTTTCGGTAGCCGTAAAGGAGAACATCACCCATATTATTGTTGGGAAACCTCGGCTGCGCAACCTTTTCTCGCTGCTGCAGCTCGGCAACTTCGTTCAGCGGCTCATTAAGAATAGCGGGAACATCGACGTTTACGTTTTGGGCTCCGATCTGTCAAGCGATAACTCCTACAGCCGCTACATTACGTTTCCGTCGTACAGCTCAAAGCCGTTTCAGTACCTGATATCGGTTATTGCCATTATTCTGCCATCCATCCTGATGTTTCATTTAAGCCCCACCATTGGCTATCAGGTGGTGTCGCTGGTTCTGATGCTGGTGGTGGCTCTCTTAGCAACCGTTATGGGGATTGGTCCAATACTGCTGGCGGCTATACTCAGCACGCTTATCTGGGACTACTTCTTTATCCCCCCTCACTTCACGCTTCACATCGATAAGCCCGAAGATGGGCTGATGTGCATCATGTTCTTTTTCATTGCGCTGATAAACGGGGTGCTCACGGCACGCGTGCGCAGGCAGGAACGCCTTACCAAGGAGCGCGAGGAGCGTACCAACGCCCTCTTCATGCTTACCAAGGAGCTGTCGCTGGCTACCAACCTCGACGAGGTGCTCAACGCTTCGCGCCGAAGCATTAAGAAGTACTTCGACCTCGACGTCATCTTTATTTTACAGGATGGACAGAATAAGCTGCAGGAGTACAACGCCCTAACCGATAACGAGTATAGTGTTGCCAGCTGGAGCTACCGCTACTGCAAGAAGGCGGGCAAGTTTACCGATACTTTGCCATCGTCCAAGCATACCTACTACCCTCTATTTGGTGCCACGCTGAAGACGGGGGTGGTTGCCATTACCTTATCCTCGCGGCTAAAGGGCGATAAGGATGTTTTTTGGGATACCTACCTTACCCAAATCTCCAACGCCATCGAGCGGGAGTTCCTTAACAAGATGGCGCGCCGTGCCCAGCTGCTCAACGAGTCGGACATGCTCTACAAAACGCTTTTCAACTCCATCTCGCACGAGTTCCGCATTCCCGTAGCCACCATTTTGGGCTCCTCCGATGCCCTCATCAACCAGGAGTACCCCAACGAAATCCGCAGGGAGTTTTACGGCGAGATATACACCGCTGCCGAACGGCTCAACCGCCTTATCGAGAACCTGCTCAACATGTCCAGGCTCGAGTCGGGGCATATCACCCCCCACATGGACTGGTGCGACGTAAACGACATCGTTAACGAGGCGCTAAAAAATCTCAAAAAGGAGGTCAGCCCCTTTGTAATGGATGTTATCATTCCATCCGACACCCCAATGGTGAAGCTCGACTTTGGGCTAACCGAGCAGATACTCCACAACCTGGTGTACAACGCCACCCAGCATGCCTTGCCGGGCTCCAACATCCGCATAAAAATCTTTTACGATAACCAAACCATCACCATGCAGGTTATGGATCGCGGATCAGGTTTTGCGGATGCCGACATTGCCCATATCTTTGATAAGTTCTACCGCGTAGAGGGATCGAAGCCCGGAGGAATGGGGCTTGGGCTTTCTATTGTAAAGGGATTTGTTGAGGCGCAGGGCGGAACCATTCTCGTGGAAAACCGAACCAACGGTGGCGCACGCTTTACCATTAAAATACCAACTCAGGCACCCGAGATAGAGCTTGAGTAA
- a CDS encoding response regulator: protein MDIKDTILIIDDEVQIRRLLEITLSANGYCIAEAVNAKDGMVAAASHTPALIILDLGLPDMDGQLVLAKLREWYQKPIIILSARSSEGDIVAALDAGANDYLTKPFRNNELLARIRSCIRFSVAKEVSPILKFGTLALDLSSHIVKKGDELLKLTSTEYNLLSLLAKNAGKVLTHQQILREVWGQGYINQNQYLRVFVGQLRKKVEDDPAHPTLIKTESGIGYRFAEEV, encoded by the coding sequence ATGGATATTAAGGACACCATTCTTATTATTGATGACGAGGTGCAAATTAGGCGCCTTTTGGAGATCACGCTATCGGCCAACGGCTATTGCATTGCCGAAGCAGTCAATGCGAAGGATGGCATGGTTGCTGCCGCCTCGCACACGCCTGCCCTCATCATTCTCGATCTGGGGTTGCCCGATATGGATGGGCAGCTGGTCCTAGCCAAGCTGCGCGAGTGGTACCAAAAGCCCATTATTATCCTTTCGGCACGCAGCTCGGAGGGTGATATTGTTGCTGCCCTCGATGCCGGAGCCAACGACTACCTTACCAAACCATTTCGCAACAACGAGCTGCTTGCCCGCATCCGTTCGTGCATCCGTTTTAGCGTTGCAAAGGAGGTCTCGCCTATCCTCAAGTTTGGCACGCTTGCCTTAGACCTCAGCAGCCACATCGTAAAAAAAGGTGACGAGCTGCTAAAGCTAACCTCTACCGAGTACAACCTGCTTTCGCTGCTGGCCAAGAATGCCGGAAAGGTGCTAACCCACCAGCAGATCCTACGTGAGGTGTGGGGACAGGGTTACATCAACCAGAACCAGTACCTGCGGGTCTTCGTCGGACAGCTGAGGAAGAAGGTGGAGGATGATCCGGCGCATCCAACCCTTATAAAAACCGAATCGGGCATTGGGTATCGCTTTGCGGAGGAGGTGTAA
- a CDS encoding DUF559 domain-containing protein, with the protein MVSITEIARRLRREAITTEKEMWTLVRNRRFYGYKILRQHPIIYEYEVKRARFFVADFYCAASNLVIEIDGKIHDYSEEHDYNRDLICNELGLTVLRIKNEEFADVERVKMKLLAALQNK; encoded by the coding sequence ATGGTAAGTATTACAGAAATAGCGCGAAGGTTACGGCGAGAGGCAATTACTACCGAAAAGGAGATGTGGACGCTGGTTCGCAACAGACGATTTTATGGCTACAAGATACTTCGGCAGCACCCAATAATTTATGAGTACGAAGTAAAGCGAGCCAGATTCTTTGTTGCCGACTTCTACTGCGCTGCCTCGAATCTGGTGATTGAGATAGATGGTAAAATTCATGACTACAGCGAGGAGCATGACTACAACCGTGATTTAATCTGCAACGAATTGGGGTTGACCGTGCTCAGAATTAAGAATGAAGAATTCGCAGATGTTGAGCGCGTTAAGATGAAGCTACTCGCTGCTCTTCAAAACAAGTAA